The proteins below come from a single Funiculus sociatus GB2-C1 genomic window:
- the cax gene encoding calcium/proton exchanger — protein MLSLNTILSILLLFIPVSIAGHFLEWGSALIFITACLGIIPLAAWMGTATEEIAVVLGPSLGGLLNATFGNATELIIALVALNAGLVDVVKASITGSIIGNLLLVMGFSMLLGGLRYKEQEFQPIVARVNASSMNLAVIALLLPTAVDYTSTGIDEATIQRLSIAVAVVLIAVYGLTLLFSMKTHAYLYDVALAEQDLVELAEANLAEESPEHKVNLPLWVGVLLGATLLVAVESELLVTTLEEATSQLGLTALFTGVILVPIIGNAAEHATAVTVAMKNKMDLSVSVALGSSLQIALFVAPVLVLAGWILDKPMDLDFNPFELVAVAVSVLIANSISSDGRSNWLEGTLLLAAYVVLGFAFYFHPVIEGIG, from the coding sequence ATGCTGTCTCTCAACACAATCTTATCCATCCTATTGCTGTTTATTCCCGTCTCCATTGCAGGTCACTTTCTGGAGTGGGGATCGGCGCTAATCTTCATCACAGCCTGCTTAGGCATCATTCCCCTCGCCGCTTGGATGGGGACAGCCACAGAAGAAATTGCTGTAGTGCTTGGCCCCTCATTAGGAGGTTTGTTAAACGCCACTTTTGGCAATGCTACCGAACTGATTATCGCCCTAGTTGCTCTGAATGCGGGGCTGGTGGATGTTGTCAAAGCCAGTATCACAGGCTCCATCATCGGGAACTTGTTGCTAGTTATGGGCTTTTCCATGCTCTTAGGGGGCTTACGCTACAAAGAGCAGGAATTTCAGCCGATTGTGGCGCGGGTGAATGCTTCCTCGATGAATTTGGCAGTAATTGCGCTGCTGCTGCCAACAGCGGTGGACTATACCTCTACTGGGATCGATGAAGCGACCATCCAGCGACTTTCGATCGCCGTCGCTGTAGTGTTAATTGCCGTGTACGGGTTGACGCTGCTATTTTCCATGAAAACCCACGCCTATCTCTACGATGTGGCTTTGGCTGAGCAGGATTTAGTTGAGTTAGCCGAGGCAAATCTAGCCGAAGAATCCCCGGAACACAAAGTTAACCTGCCGTTGTGGGTTGGAGTGCTATTAGGCGCGACGCTGCTAGTGGCTGTAGAGTCAGAATTACTTGTAACCACTCTGGAAGAAGCTACTTCTCAACTAGGATTAACGGCGCTGTTTACAGGGGTGATCTTGGTTCCTATTATTGGCAATGCTGCTGAACACGCGACAGCAGTCACTGTGGCGATGAAAAACAAAATGGATCTTTCCGTATCTGTGGCGCTGGGATCAAGTTTGCAAATTGCCTTGTTTGTGGCTCCGGTCTTGGTTTTGGCAGGTTGGATACTGGATAAACCGATGGATTTGGATTTTAATCCCTTTGAGTTGGTAGCTGTGGCTGTGTCTGTATTGATTGCCAATTCGATTAGTTCCGATGGTCGCTCGAATTGGCTAGAGGGTACGCTGCTATTAGCGGCTTATGTT